From a region of the Lactuca sativa cultivar Salinas chromosome 4, Lsat_Salinas_v11, whole genome shotgun sequence genome:
- the LOC111914634 gene encoding transcription factor SRM1, with protein sequence MADEPVKDSNSIWSREQDKAFENALVDYPDEDDENRWEKIAGDVPGKSVEEIKRHYEMLMEDLDRIESGLVPLPCYSSSLDDDSESHAGNDGGSGTSKKAQNTNESNHNHGGKASKSDQERRKGIAWTEDEHRLFLLGLEKYGKGDWRSISRNYVVTRTPTQVASHAQKYFIRLNSMNKDRRRSSIHDITSVNNGDVSVPQPPTNAKQAPGVSVNMYGGTTIGQPVGPAVGTPVSLAPPPPHMAYGAPPPPNMDPRASRHR encoded by the exons ATGGCTGATGAACCTGTGAAAGATTCCAATTCCATATGGAGTAGAGAGCAGGATAAAGCTTTTGAAAATGCTTTGGTTGATTACCCTGATGAAGACGATGAGAATCGATGGGAGAAAATTGCTGGCGATGTTCCAGGGAAATCAGTCGAAGAGATTAAGCGTCATTACGAGATGTTAATGGAGGATTTGGATCGAATTGAATCTGGACTTGTTCCTTTGCCTTGTTATAGTTCCTCTTTGGATGATGACTCAGAAAGCCATGCGGGTAATGATGGTGGAAGTGGGACCAGTAAGAAAGCTCAGAACACAAATGAATCCAATCATAATCATGGAGGTAAAGCCTCAAAGTCAGATCAAGAACGACGCAAGGGGATTGCTTGGACTGAAGATGAACACAG GTTATTTCTTCTTGGTTTGGAGAAATATGGGAAAGGAGATTGGCGGAGTATATCAAGAAATTATGTGGTGACACGGACACCAACACAAGTAGCAAGTCATGCACAAAAATATTTCATTCGTTTAAACTCCATGAACAAAGACAGGAGGCGATCAAGCATCCATGACATCACTAGTGTCAACAATGGTGACGTGTCGGTCCCACAGCCGCCAACAAACGCCAAACAAGCGCCAGGTGTCAGTGTCAATATGTATGGCGGAACAACAATTGGACAACCGGTAGGACCAGCGGTAGGAACACCAGTTAGTCttgcaccaccaccaccacacatGGCATATGGTGCACCACCACCACCCAATATGGATCCTAGGGCATCGCGTCACAGATGA
- the LOC111914636 gene encoding uncharacterized protein LOC111914636: protein MFPGAMMLTGAATFLHRCSPARTVCLASRTDTDQLRDQLDQLHFEASNTRAKANKARQRLLRLSEAAEKLQRQAAISVQTGKENDARDLLFQKKKTMQALEKTKSRIELLDELSTKLIEAISLREQQLVGTVGQDVEIETEDDTSPVRVVSAPSEKDLLNSSDDQELQDKTYNMPTNLQESLEVLDSDSDLISSLTELTSYRDLLDRIDQHLNKTEAELMTVVKFSSLILESEKSHENVKVKQLMGILDAVRDLRKRIANIIMQKEAEMK from the exons ATGTTTCCGGGAGCGATGATGCTAACCGGCGCTGCAACCTTTCTTCACCGGTGTTCTCCGGCGAGGACAGTTTGCTTGGCTTCTCGAACCGACACCGATCAATTACGAGATCAACTCGATCAGCTTCACTTTGAGGCTTCAAACACCAGAGCTAAAG CTAATAAAGCAAGACAGAGGCTGTTGCGCTTGTCTGAAGCAGCAGAGAAACTTCAAAGACAGGCAGCCATTAGTGTTCAAACTGGAAAAGAAAACGATGCCAGAGATCTGCTATTCCAAAAGAAGAAGACAATGCAAGCTTTAGAGAAGACAAAAAGTCGAATCGAGTTGCTTGATGAACTCTCAACTAAGCTTATCGAG GCAATATCTCTGCGAGAACAGCAGCTTGTTGGGACAGTAGGTCAAGACGTTGAAATTGAAACAGAAGATGATACATCTCCAGTTAGGGTTGTGTCTGCACCTTCTGAAAAGGATTTGCTGAATTCTAGTGATGATCAAGAACTGCAAGATAAAACCTATAACATGCCCACCAATCTTCAAGaatctttggaagttcttgatagtGATAGTGACCTGATCAGTAGCTTGACCGAGTTGACTTCTTACAGAGACTTGTTGGATCGTATTGATCAGCATCTGAACAAAACTGAAGCTGAGCTCATGACAGTTGTGAAGTTCTCAagcttgattcttgaaagtgAGAAAAGCCATGAAAATGTGAAGGTGAAACAACTGATGGGAATTCTTGATGCTGTTCGAGACCTTAGAAAAAG AATTGCTAACATTATTATGCAGAAAGAAGCAGAGATGAAATGA
- the LOC111914637 gene encoding protein GAMETE EXPRESSED 1 isoform X1: MNQHKRYNIGILWVLLFLSHNIKSFSWFFTTEKIDKPSTIPVVSHDVVAEFSMESFNSKKGMSLIEKAKRKVIASNSCWQNAYQNLFSGCSEILAGEEQRSRLAWHLTDCFQKDTGRSHFPYCDVKSPMKNCLQKLDEDAHRIYLEFYLETNSICHQLQTDAFKRQTERLVNELKRSAEYAEDKLENIEEQSERMLHSSQHIHESLASIDVQTQQVAKTSKNVEQHVIVVLEHSQSIYEQSLKLADSQMELRNGQSIMNERLDEGMMMLNESANKIGGELKNLRDETVEIEKEISKVGDVMFMKMDTLQSKADDIENITETSLDKQKQLLDSQTAALEALQIVTSFQSQALEESRGTLQQLIELGHSQQQELIQRQQQLKQVHDHLVENSKTILASQEIFESKQASMFVAIDKLFTLHNAILVESRIFKAFLVYSILIFTLYMFTSTKQTYNVRSRLYIGLCVTFVIEIVVLRYGNDIEQQRWIISIVRSIFVLLTSCQLLYAIYTYRDYETLNHRLLQSLIEKVNGMQGNKQMVADDDDDDDVEWSSWVDTDLPEDELEDLDYMLPEGLGEASITTAVSRQYNLRHRHL, from the exons ATGAATCAACATAAGCGTTATAATATTGGGATCCTATGGGTTCTTTTGTTTCTATCGCACAACATCAAGTCATTCAGTTGGTTTTTCACTACTGAAAAAATTGATAAGCCTTCAACGATTCCCGTTGTTTCACATGATGTTGTCGCTGAATTCTCAATGGAATCCTTCAACAGCAAGAAAGGAATGAGTTTGATTGAAAAAGCAAAGAGAAAGGTTATTGCATCGAATTCTTGTTGGCAAAATGCATATCAAAATCTATTTTCAGGATGCTCTGAGATTCTAGCAGGTGAAGAACAACGATCTAGACTTGCTTGGCATCTTACTGATTGCTTTCAGAAGGACACTGGAAGGTCTCATTTTCCTTATTGTGATGTAAAATCTCCCATGAAAAATTGTCTTCAAAAATTAGACGAAGATGCTCATAGGATTTATCTTGAGTTCTATCTTGAGACCAATTCCATCTGTCATCAGTTACA AACGGATGCATTCAAGAGACAAACGGAAAGACTAGTGAATGAACTCAAAAGGTCTGCTGAATATGCAGAGGACAAATTAGAGAACATAGAAGAGCAATCAGAACGTATGTTGCATAGTTCACAACATATTCATGAATCATTGGCTTCTATTGATGTTCAAACTCAACAAGTGGCTAAAACATCAAAAAACGTTGAACAACATGTCATTGTTGTGTTAGAGCATTCCCAATCGATTTATGAGCAATCCCTCAAATTAGCAGATTCTCAAATGGAGCTGCGTAATGGACAAAGTATAATGAATGAAAGACTGGATGAAGGGATGATGATGTTGAATGAATCTGCCAATAAGATTGGGGGAGAATTGAAGAATTTAAGAGACGAAACTGTTGAAATAGAAAAAGAGATTAGTAAAGTTGGAGATGTAATGTTTATGAAAATGGATACATTACAAAGCAAAGCTGATGATATTGAGAACATAACAGAAACTTCATTGGATAAACAAAAACAACTTCTTGATAGCCAAACTGCTGCACTTGAGGCTCTTCAGATTGTCACAAGTTTTCAGTCCCAAGCCCTAGAAGAGAGCAg GGGCACATTGCAACAGTTGATTGAACTTGGTCATAGTCAACAACAGGAACTCATACAAAGACAACAACAACTTAAACAAGTTCATGATCATCTAGTTGAGAATTCAAAAACCATATTGGCTTCCCAG GAAATTTTTGAGTCAAAGCAAGCGAGTATGTTTGTTGCAATCGACAAGCTTTTCACTCTGCACAATGCAATTTTGGTTGAATCACGAATCTTTAAAGCTTTCCTTGTGTATTCTATATTAATCTTCACGCTCTATATGTTCACAAGTACAAAGCAAACCTACAATGTGAGGTCCAGGCTTTATATAG GATtatgtgtgacatttgtgattgAGATTGTGGTGCTTCGTTATGGAAATGACATTGAACAACAGAGATGGATTATAAGCATTGTTAGGTCAATATTTGTGCTTCTCACATCATGTCAACTTCTGTATGCCATATACACATACAG AGATTACGAGACATTGAACCATCGTCTGCTACAATCACTAATTGAGAAGGTTAATGGCATGCAAGGAAATAAACAGATGGTagctgatgatgatgatgatgatgatgtggaaTGGTCTTCATGGGTTGACACTGATTTGCCCGAAGATGAATTGGAAGACCTTGACTATATGCTTCCGGAAGGTCTTGGAGAGGCTTCAATCACCACTGCAGTTTCTAGACAATATAATCTTCGCCATCGTCATCTATAA
- the LOC111914637 gene encoding protein GAMETE EXPRESSED 1 isoform X2, with amino-acid sequence MNQHKRYNIGILWVLLFLSHNIKSFSWFFTTEKIDKPSTIPVVSHDVVAEFSMESFNSKKGMSLIEKAKRKVIASNSCWQNAYQNLFSGCSEILAGEEQRSRLAWHLTDCFQKDTGRSHFPYCDVKSPMKNCLQKLDEDAHRIYLEFYLETNSICHQLQTDAFKRQTERLVNELKRSAEYAEDKLENIEEQSERMLHSSQHIHESLASIDVQTQQVAKTSKNVEQHVIVVLEHSQSIYEQSLKLADSQMELRNGQSIMNERLDEGMMMLNESANKIGGELKNLRDETVEIEKEISKVGDVMFMKMDTLQSKADDIENITETSLDKQKQLLDSQTAALEALQIVTSFQSQALEESSQQQELIQRQQQLKQVHDHLVENSKTILASQEIFESKQASMFVAIDKLFTLHNAILVESRIFKAFLVYSILIFTLYMFTSTKQTYNVRSRLYIGLCVTFVIEIVVLRYGNDIEQQRWIISIVRSIFVLLTSCQLLYAIYTYRDYETLNHRLLQSLIEKVNGMQGNKQMVADDDDDDDVEWSSWVDTDLPEDELEDLDYMLPEGLGEASITTAVSRQYNLRHRHL; translated from the exons ATGAATCAACATAAGCGTTATAATATTGGGATCCTATGGGTTCTTTTGTTTCTATCGCACAACATCAAGTCATTCAGTTGGTTTTTCACTACTGAAAAAATTGATAAGCCTTCAACGATTCCCGTTGTTTCACATGATGTTGTCGCTGAATTCTCAATGGAATCCTTCAACAGCAAGAAAGGAATGAGTTTGATTGAAAAAGCAAAGAGAAAGGTTATTGCATCGAATTCTTGTTGGCAAAATGCATATCAAAATCTATTTTCAGGATGCTCTGAGATTCTAGCAGGTGAAGAACAACGATCTAGACTTGCTTGGCATCTTACTGATTGCTTTCAGAAGGACACTGGAAGGTCTCATTTTCCTTATTGTGATGTAAAATCTCCCATGAAAAATTGTCTTCAAAAATTAGACGAAGATGCTCATAGGATTTATCTTGAGTTCTATCTTGAGACCAATTCCATCTGTCATCAGTTACA AACGGATGCATTCAAGAGACAAACGGAAAGACTAGTGAATGAACTCAAAAGGTCTGCTGAATATGCAGAGGACAAATTAGAGAACATAGAAGAGCAATCAGAACGTATGTTGCATAGTTCACAACATATTCATGAATCATTGGCTTCTATTGATGTTCAAACTCAACAAGTGGCTAAAACATCAAAAAACGTTGAACAACATGTCATTGTTGTGTTAGAGCATTCCCAATCGATTTATGAGCAATCCCTCAAATTAGCAGATTCTCAAATGGAGCTGCGTAATGGACAAAGTATAATGAATGAAAGACTGGATGAAGGGATGATGATGTTGAATGAATCTGCCAATAAGATTGGGGGAGAATTGAAGAATTTAAGAGACGAAACTGTTGAAATAGAAAAAGAGATTAGTAAAGTTGGAGATGTAATGTTTATGAAAATGGATACATTACAAAGCAAAGCTGATGATATTGAGAACATAACAGAAACTTCATTGGATAAACAAAAACAACTTCTTGATAGCCAAACTGCTGCACTTGAGGCTCTTCAGATTGTCACAAGTTTTCAGTCCCAAGCCCTAGAAGAGAGCAg TCAACAACAGGAACTCATACAAAGACAACAACAACTTAAACAAGTTCATGATCATCTAGTTGAGAATTCAAAAACCATATTGGCTTCCCAG GAAATTTTTGAGTCAAAGCAAGCGAGTATGTTTGTTGCAATCGACAAGCTTTTCACTCTGCACAATGCAATTTTGGTTGAATCACGAATCTTTAAAGCTTTCCTTGTGTATTCTATATTAATCTTCACGCTCTATATGTTCACAAGTACAAAGCAAACCTACAATGTGAGGTCCAGGCTTTATATAG GATtatgtgtgacatttgtgattgAGATTGTGGTGCTTCGTTATGGAAATGACATTGAACAACAGAGATGGATTATAAGCATTGTTAGGTCAATATTTGTGCTTCTCACATCATGTCAACTTCTGTATGCCATATACACATACAG AGATTACGAGACATTGAACCATCGTCTGCTACAATCACTAATTGAGAAGGTTAATGGCATGCAAGGAAATAAACAGATGGTagctgatgatgatgatgatgatgatgtggaaTGGTCTTCATGGGTTGACACTGATTTGCCCGAAGATGAATTGGAAGACCTTGACTATATGCTTCCGGAAGGTCTTGGAGAGGCTTCAATCACCACTGCAGTTTCTAGACAATATAATCTTCGCCATCGTCATCTATAA
- the LOC111914638 gene encoding polyamine oxidase 2, whose protein sequence is MGSGGDKSNPQLKQAICYSNVEARRSTSPSVIVIGGGFAGIAAARALHDASFQVIVLESRNRIGGRVRTDYSFGFPVDLGASWLHGVCKENPLAPVISRLGLPLYRTSGDDSVLYDHDLESYALFDMDGNQVPQELVSQVGKTFENILEETNKVREEFPEDMSIEHAISIVFERNPKLRLEGLSHKVLQWYLCRMEGWFAADAETISLKCWDKEELLPGGHGLMVRGYLPVINTLAKGLDIRLDHRVTKINRRKNGVKVSVENGKTLFADAVVVAVPLGVLKSNTIKFEPRLPEWKEEAIADLGVGIENKIVLHFERVFWPNVEFLGVVSETSYGCSYFLNLHKATGHPVLVYMPAGRLAKDIEKLSDDAAANFAFLHLKKILPDASPPIQHLVSRWGSDVNSLGSYSYDAVGKPHDLYERLRIPVDNLFFAGEATSVDYPGSVHGAYHTGLMAAEDCRMRVLERYGELDLFQPVMGEDTPASIPLLISRI, encoded by the exons ATGGGTTCAGGAGGAGACAAGAGTAATCCCCAATTGAAACAAG CAATTTGCTATTCAAATGTTGAAGCAAGGCGTTCAACCTCACCATCTGTTATTGTGATTGGTGGTGGATTTGCTGGCATAGCTGCTGCTCGTGCTCTTCATGATGCTtcatttcag gttATAGTACTTGAATCTCGTAATAGAATTGGTGGTCGGGTTCGTACTGATTACTCATTTGGTTTTCCAGTGGACTTAGGTGCATCATG GTTGCATGGGGTTTGCAAAGAGAATCCATTGGCACCAGTTATCAGTAGACTTGGATTACCTTTATACAGAACTAGTGGCGATGATTCAGTGTTATATGATCATGATTTGGAGAG CTATGCACTGTTTGATATGGATGGGAATCAAGTTCCTCAAGAATTAGTCTCACAGGTTGGAAAAACATTTGAGAACATATTGGAAGAG ACTAATAAAGTGAGGGAGGAGTTCCCTGAAGACATGTCTATAGAGCATGCAATATCAATCGTGTTTGAAAGAAACCCAAAACTAAG GTTGGAGGGGCTTTCTCATAAGGTCTTGCAGTGGTACTTATGTAGAATGGAAGGCTGGTTTGCTGCAGATGCTGAAACCATATCCCTTAAATGCTGGGATAAG GAAGAATTGCTGCCAGGTGGACATGGACTTATGGTCCGTGGTTACCTTCCAGTTATAAACACACTTGCCAAAGGGCTCGACATCCGATTAGATCACAG GGTAACGAAGATAAATAGACGTAAAAACGGCGTAAAAGTAAGCGTCGAAAACGGGAAAACATTATTTGCGGATGCAGTTGTTGTGGCAGTGCCACTTGGCGTGTTGAAGTCAAACACCATTAAATTCGAACCCAGATTACCGGAATGGAAAGAGGAAGCCATAGCCGACCTCGGAGTCGGAATCGAAAACAAGATAGTTTTGCATTTTGAGAGAGTGTTTTGGCCAAATGTTGAATTTCTAGGAGTAGTTTCAGAAACTTCTTACGGATGTAGCTACTTTCTTAATCTCCACAAAGCCACTGGTCATCCTGTCTTGGTTTATATGCCAGCTGGACGCCTCGCAAAAGACATCGAGAAATTATCAGATGATGCTGCCGCTAATTTTGCTTTTTTACATCTCAAAAAGATTCTTCCTGACGCCTCCCCCCCT ATTCAACATTTGGTGTCGCGTTGGGGTAGTGATGTAAATTCACTTGGGTCGTATAGCTATGATGCAGTAGGGAAACCCCATGATCTGTATGAAAGGCTAAGGATTCCTGTGGATAACTTATTTTTTGCTGGGGAAGCGACAAGTGTCGACTACCCGGGGTCAGTACATGGTGCCTACCACACTGGATTAATGGCGGCTGAGGACTGTAGGATGCGTGTTCTAGAACGTTATGGAGAGCTTGATCTTTTCCAGCCTGTCATGGGTGAGGATACCCCTGCTTCTATTCCTTTGTTGATATCACGTATTTAA